In Salinibaculum sp. SYNS191, the genomic window GCACCACCTCGCTGCCCTGGTTCGGAACCGTATTCAGCCAGAGGTCGAATCTGCCTGTCTCGCCGTGGTCCGCTCCGAGTGCGTCCGGGTCCAGACCCAGTATGGCGGGGAGCCCCCGCTCGGGTGCACCGAACGCGACGGTTAGTTCCGGGTCGCCGCTCGCCGATATCGCCTCGACCAGCTGGCCGAGACGTGCGACGCCGAGTTCCTCGCCGTACCGCGAAGCGGCGATGGCAAGTCCCGCGTCGTCGCGTGCGAGCGCCGAATCGAGGTCCGCGGCGTCGACGGCGAACCCCGGAGGGGACTCGCCGACGAGTTTCGCCCGGACCGGCTCTCTCGAAGAGACCCTGACGGTGACACGCTCCCCCTCTCCGACCTCCATCGCGGAGGGGACGGGGAGGGAGATCGGGTGTTGCAGTCCGCAATTGACCCGGACGTGCCCATCAGCACCGACCTCGGTCACGATTCCCTGTCTTAACGACCCCGAACCCTCGGATCCGGAGCCGGTCTGTGAACGGACGCGGAGCGGCGGCAGGACACCGGCGTACTCCAGTTCGTCCCGCCTGTCCCATACCTCCTTTCGGAGGTAGGGGGGTGTGGCGGCGTACCGCAGCACGGTTTCGACGAACCCGTCCTCCCACTTCCCCTTCCCGTCGGGGTCGGGGTAGACCGTGAGCCGGTCGACCCGGAAGACGGTGGCCGCACGGGCCACGTAGCCGAGTTTGCGAGTCGCCTCGCGTCTGTCCTCGGCCTCCCGGGCGAGGGAGGTCGGCACGAGCACGCTGACTGTCATGCCGTGACGCTTCCACGTCGCGCCACTAGACTGTGCCGATACATCTCCCATCCGCACTTAAAAAGTGCCCGTTTCTCGAGCACGGTGAGACGCGTTCACATGGCCCGATACCCTGAAAAACGGGCAATAAACTGTAACCGTCTGTCGAGAACAACGCAACCAGTTACTGATTGGCAGAACACACATTACGGTGGAGAGCGAACCGTCAGGTGTCATGTCTTCTGACCGCGTCATCGAACTCCTCAGGGCGGCCTACGGGGACGAGATGGAGACCGTGATGAACTACCAGACAAACGCCATCGTCCTCGACGGGGTCCGCGCCGAGGAGATAAAGGAGAGCCTCCAGGCGGACATCCAGGAGGAACTGACCCACGCCCAACAGCTCGGCCAGCGGCTCAAGCAACTCGACGCCCGGCCCCCGGGCTCCGCGGAGTTCACGGCCCGGCAGGACTCGCTGCAACCACCCGAGAACTCGACGGACGTCCTCTCGGTCATCCGCGGCGTGCTCGACGCCGAGGAAGACGCCATCGACACCTACCGCGACCTCATCGGGGCCGCCAGGGAGGCCGACGACCCGGTGACGGAGGACCTCGCCGTGACCATTCTCGCCGACGAGGAGGCCCACCGCACCGAGTTCCGCGGCTTCGAGAAGGAGTACCAGAGCGACTGAACTGAATCGGGTCTCGAAGGGGAGGACGGCGGGACTAGCGGTCGACGAACGTGACGCCGGTGAACTCGACCCGCGCGCCGCCGGCGTCGCTGGCCGCGACACTGACTTCCCAGTCGTGAGCGTCGGCGAGTTGTTCGACGATGCGGAGTCCGAAGCCCGTACCGTCTTCGGAGGTCGAGTAGCCGCGCTCGAACACCTCCGAGCGCTTCTCCGGCGGGATGCCCGGTCCATCGTCCGCGACGCAGAATCCCCCCTCTACGTCTCCGACGGTGACAGTCACGCCCGGGCCGCCGTGGTCCACGCTGTTTTGCACGAGGTTCTCGAACATCCGGCGGAGGCGGCTCCGGTCGGCCAGCACCGTGGACTGGGTCTCGACGGCCAGCGTCGCGTCGCCGGTCTCCACGGTCTTCCAGCAGGTCTCGGCAGTCTCCGCGAGCCCGACCGGTTCGACGGTCTCGACGGGATTGCCCTCGCGAGCGAGCGTCAGGACGTCCTCGATGAGCGAGCGAATCCTGTCGTGTGCGCGCGCGACAGACTGTAGCTCGTCGCTGTCGCGGTTCTCGCGAGCCAGTTCGAGGTTCCCCTCGGCCACGCTCAGCGGACTTCTGAGGTCGTGGCTGACGACGCTGGCGAACTCTTCGAGGCGCCGGTTCTGCCGTTCGAGGTCCCGTTCGCGCTCCCGGCGGACCGTCACGTCCCTGCCGATGCCGACGACCTGCGGGCGCCCGTCGGGATGCTCGACGCGGTTCGCGACGAACTCGTAGGGCGTCGTCGAGCCGTCCGCCGCCAGGACCGGCGCTTCGAGGCGTGCGTGGCCGGTTTCGAGGACTGCCTCGAAGTTCTCCGCCGCCGCCTCCCGGTAGTCGTCGGGGACGAAGTCGACGGCGTTCAGCGACGGTATCTCCGCGTCGGGGTAGCCGGTCACGTCGGCGAAGCTCTCGTTCCAGCGCTGTGGCGTGCCCTCGGCGTCGTAGATGAAAAACAGGTCGTCGATGGCGTCGAGCATGCGGTCGGTGTACTCGCGGTAGCGTTCGAGGTCGCGCTCGCGTTCCCGGCGCTCGGAGACGTCCCGGCTGATGACGACGAAGCGGTCCTCGCCGGCCAGGTTGAGCCGTCTGACGTGCAACTCGACGGGGAACGTCTCGCCGTCCCGGGTCCGGTAGACGCTCTCCAGACGCAGTCTCTCGCCGGCGTCCATCTCCGCCCAGACGTCGGCGGCCTCGTCCCGGTCGAGTTGCTGGTCCACGTCCCACACCTTCATGTCGGCCAGTTCCCCCGCGTCGTAGCCCGTCTTCTCCCTGAACCGGGGGTTCGGGTCGAGGATGTTCCCGTCCGTGTCGTGGACGTTTATCATGTCCGGCGAGTTCTCGAACAGCGCCTCCAGGCGGGCCGAGGTCCGTTCGAGACGGCGTTCGCGCTCGATGCGCTCGGTGATGTCCTGGAACAGCGAGAAGACGGCGACGACCTCACCCTCGTCGTCGGTGACGACGCGGTTGTGCCACTCGCAGGTGATGTGCTCGCCGTCCTTGCGGACGTTCTCGTCGACGCTGTGGTACCCGCCCTCGGCCTCCGCCAGAGCCGACGTGACCTCGTCGACGTTCTCGTAGCTCGAACTGGCGACGAGTGTCTCCCACGTCTCCCCGCGCAGGTCCGACTCCGAGTAGCCGAGGATGTCCTGCCCGGCCTCGTTCAGCCCGACGATTTCGAAATTCTCGTCGTACTCCAGCACGCCGAGCGGGGACTGCTCGATGAACAGGGAGAGGCGCCGCTGGCTGGCTTCGAGTTCCCGCTTGGACCGGTACTGCTCGACGGCGTTGGCGATGCTGTTCGCGAGCACCGTGTACTGCCCCGTGCCGCGTTCCTTCTGGAGGTAGTCGGTGACGCCGGCGGAGACCGCCTCGCTCGCCACCTCCTCGCTTCCCTTCCCCGTGAACAGGACGAACGGCAGTTCCGGGCGGGTCTCGCGAACGGTCTCCAGGAAGTCGATGCCGGTCGGACCCGGCATGTCGTAGTCGCTGACGACGCAATCGACGGCGTCGCCGAGCCGCTCCAGTCCCTCGCTGGCGTCGGTCGCCGTCGTGACGTCGAACCGCTCGTCCTCCCGTTCGAGGAACTCCGCGGCCATGTCGCCGAACGCGGGGTCGTCGTCGACGTGGAGAATCCGGATCGACTCGGTCATCGTCCGCTCTTGCACGCCAGCCGACAAAGTGTTATGGGAGTGTCAGTGCCGTGCCCTCGTTGCTGTCAATGCTGTTTCAGGTCCGACCTCGCCGACGGCCAGTTTACCAGTGTGGACCGTTGGCACGAGGGATGTTTCAGCCACCCAACTATTATTCTCCGCGGTTCGCAAGGAGACGAGGAAACGCTACGCGGTGCTCGTCAGGTTGCTCGCCACAGAAGTGCGCTGGCCGAGATTTGAACTCGGGTTAGGACCGTGGCAGGGTCCTGTGATACCACTACACCACCAGCGCTCACTGCATCCGCGCTGTGCGCACAGACGCACCGCGTCTGCTCACCACCAGCACGTTGCATTACTACGTACTGTCGATGGTAGATAAAAGGGTTCCGAAAACGGCGCGGGCCGGGGGTTTTCGCCCCGGGGTCACCCGACCAGCGACGCGATGCGCTCGGGTCCGGGACACAGCGGGTCGCTCGCCAGCGCGTCGCCGTGTGCGGCGTAGGCGCGCGACCGCGACCCGCCACAGACCGACCGGTGGGGGCAGGTGCCACACCGCCCGGCGAACCCATCCGCGTCCCGGAGCGAGCGAAGCAGCTGGGACTCGCGGTAGACGTCGACCACGCTCGCCTCCCGGACGCTGCCGGCCGAGCGGGGGAGGAACCCCGAGGGGTACACCTCGCCGGTGTGGCTGACGAACAGGAACCCGCGGCCGGCCCGGGTCGAACCGACGCGGGCGTCCGAATCGACCTGCTGTGCGACCACGCGGTAGTGCGGTGCCTCGACGGTGATGAGCCGGAACGGCGCGCCGCGCTGGCGCTCGTAGAGCCACTCCATCAGCTCGACGCTCGCCGGTGGCGAGAGCGGTTCGAGGTCCGTCCCGTTGCCGACGGGCACGAGGAAGAACACCTCCCACATCGCCGCGCCCAGGTCCGCGACGATGTCGGCGATGTCGGGCAGCGAATCGACGGTCGCCGCGGTGACGGTCGTGTTTATCTGAATCGGGAGGCCGACCTCGCGGGCCTGCCGGGCCGTCCGGAAGACCGCCTCGTAGGACCCCTCCTCGCCGCGGAAGCCGTCGTGTGCGGCGGCGGTCGCCCCGTCGAGGGAGAGCGCGATGCGTCTGACCCCCGCATCGGCCAGCTGGGCGACGGTCTCGCGGTCGAGGTTGTCCGTCGGCGCGGGCGTCACGCATGTCGGGATGCCCTGCGCGGTGGCATACTCGACGAGGTGGAACAGGTCGGGGCGCTCCAGCGGGTCGCCGCCCGAGAGGACGAGAATTGGGCCGGGGTCGCCGAAGGACGCCACGTCGTCGATGAGGGCCTCGCCCTCTGCCGTGGTGAGTTCGTCGGGATGGCGCTCCTCCTGTGCCTCCGCGCGGCAGTGGTCACAGGTCAGCCCGCAGGCCTGCGTGACCTCCCAGGTGAGAATCAGCGGCGTGCGGTCGTAGTCTCTGCCGTGGCCTGGCCCGCCCGTGCCGGGGTGGGCCGACGAGTCGCCACTGTGGCCGTGGTCGTGCATACCGGTCGTACCCGCTCGCCGACGGTCAACGGAGAGGGGAAGTACCACGGGTCTTTATCGACGGACCATCCTACGTCGGCAGCAGGCGCTCGTCGAACTCCCGTTCGGCCTGCAGTTCGGCGAGTTCGCGTTCCAGTTCCTCGATGCGCGCCTGCAGTTCCGCGAACCGCTCGCTGTCGGTGAGTTCCGCCTCGGTCCGCTCGACCTCCATGATGTTGCGCTTGACGATTTTCGAACTGAGTTCCTGATACTTCTGCTCGTAGGTGTTCAGCGCGAGCAGGCGCTCGACGGTCGAGCGCAGGTCCGCCGTGTCGACCGGTGCCGTCAGGACGTCGTCGAACCCCGCCGCGACGACGTCGAACTCCGGGGCTGTGGCGGTCACGAGCGCGACCCGGCAGTCGAGCCCGCGGGCGTCTATCTCGTCGAGCGCCTGGTCGCCGGAGATGCCGGGGACCCCGCGGTGGAGCAGCAGGACGTCGACGCCATCGTCGAGTTTCGAGAGGGTCTGGCCGCCGTTTTCCGCCAGCCGGAGGGCGTGGTCGTCCGCCAGCGCGCGCTCGGCGTGGTCCGCGAGCGCTCCCGCCTCGGCTGCGACGAGGACCGTCGCCGTGTCACCGCCCATGGTCGAGTCACTCGGAGAGAACTATCATAACTGCTTGGGCTGGGCCACCGTCAGAGGTACCACCCCCGCCCCCGTAGCCTCGCGCATGACAGCGAGTGGCTTCCTGACCGTCTCGCCGAAAGTCGAGGGGAGCATGGCACCGGAAATCGCGAAGGCCGTCGACGCGCTGGAGGACCATCCGGTCAGCTACGAGACGACGCCGATGGGAACCCTGCTGGAGGCGGAGGACGCGGCGACGCTCTTTGCGGCCGCTCAGGCCGCCCACGAGGCCGTCGACAGCGACCGCGTGGTCACCTTCCTGAAACTCGACGACAAGCGGGCGACGGACGCGCCGATGCGCGAGAAGGTCGACGCCGTCGAGGAGCGCCTGGGTCGGGACGCGCGGGGCGGGCCGGACTGACCGGCGTCCGCGAGTTCTTAAGTGAGGCGGGGCGAAAGGCGGGGTATGGAGAGTCTCAACCGGATGGCCACGGAACTCGTCGACGAGGCCATCGACTTCGCCGAGGAACTCACCCTGGACGTCCACGCGCTGGAGGGCGACGCCGCCGTCATCGACTTCGGCGTCGCGGTCCCCGGAGCCGTCGAGGCCGGCCTCCTGCTGGCCGAGATACAGACCGCCGGCCTCGCGACAGTCCAGACCCGCATGGACGAGGTAGCCGGCGCACCCACCACCCACGTCGAACTGTCGACCGACCACCCCGCACTGGGGTTGCTCTGTGCCGGCAAGGCCGGCTGGGAACTCAGCGTCGACGACTTCGAGGGACTTGGGAGCGGCCCCGCCCGCGCCATCGTCGCCGAGGAGGACATCTACGCGCGGGTCGGCTACGCCGACGACGCCGACTTCGCCGTGCTGGCCGTCGAATCGGACACGCTCCCCGACGAGGCCGTCGCCGCGGCGGTCGCCGAGCGGACCGGCGTCCCCGAGAGCGGCGTGTTCCTGCCGGCGTTCTCGACGGCCTCCATCACCGGCAGCGTCGTCGCGGCCGCCCGCGCGGCCGAACTCGCCACCTTCCGCCTGTCGGAACTCGGCTACGACCCGCTCGAAGTCCTCTCGGTCTCCGGCTCCGCCCCCGTCGCACCGGTCGCCGACGACGAGGAGACGGCGATGGCCCGGACCAACGACGCGCTGGCCTACGGCGGGCAGGCCCACCTCGTCGTCGAGGAGCCCTTCGACCGCTTCGACGAAGTCGTCTCGACGGCCGCAGACGACCACGGCCAACCATTCGCCGACATCTTCGCCGGCGTGGACTGGGACATGAGCGAGTTGCCCGTCGACCTCTTCGGACCGGCGCAGGTCACAGTCGACGTCCTCGGCGGCGAGACGCACGTCGTCGGCGACACGCACGAGGACGTCCTGGCCGAGAGCTTCCACTGAGATGCGCTACAAGATAGTCCCCGAACCGCGGAGTCGCGAGGCGCTGCTGGCCGCCCGCGACGCGCTGCCGCTGGTCCCGGGCAGCGTCGAGGACTGCTGTACGCGCATCCGCGACCGGACGGACGTACCCTCGCGTGACCGCGCGCGGGAACTGCTCACCTTCCTGCAGGCGCTCGGCCTCGCGAAAGAGGCCAGCCACGGCTTCCACCGCGTCCGCGGTGACGTCACCGACGAACAACTCCGGGAAGCGTTCCTGGCGAACGTCTACGGCGCGCGGGAGATAGTCGACGCGCTGGCCGACAGCGACGGCCCCCTCGACGCGGCGGACGCCCTCGCGGCGATTCGCGACGGCGTGCCGCGGTGGGAGCGCTCCCAGTACGCCGACTGGGAGGCGGAGTGGCGCGAACGCGCCGCGAACCTGCTGGCGTGGGCGGAGACGTTCGGACTGGCCGCGTCCGTCGACGGCGGCTACGTCGCGACCGACCCGTGAGAGAGCGGCGGGCTTTTGCCGCTGTCGCCCCTCCGGTCGCTCGATGACTGGACGGCTCGACGCGGTGCTGTTCGACGTCGACAACACACTCTGTGAGTACCGGCGCACGGGCGCGGACATCCTCGACGTCGCCTTCGAGCGGGTGGGCGTCGACCACTTCTTCACCGCCGCGGAGTACAACGACCGCTACGGCGAGTTCACCGACGAGAGCGACAGCGTCGCGGACCTCCGCGAGCGGTGTTTCTCGACCTTCGCCCGCGAGCGCGGCTACGACCCCGACGTCGGCCGGGCCGTCGCGCGGGTCTTCGCCGACGAGCGCGACCACACGAACGTCCGCTTCGTCGACGCCGCACGCGAGACGCTGGACGCGTTGCACGGCGAGGTTCCGCTGGCCGCCGTCACCAACGGCGCACCGGAGATGCAGACGGCCAAACTCGCCGGCCTGGGCGTCACCGACTACTTCGAGACGGTCGTCTACGCCGGCTACGACACCCCCGCCAAGCCGTCCCCCGAACCGTTCCACGCGGCGCTCGACCACCTCGGCGTCGTGCCCGAGCGGGCCCTCCACGTCGGCGACTCGCTCGGGTCCGACGTCGCCGGCGCACGGGCCGCTGGCGTCGGTGCCGCGTGGTTCCCCGGCGACCAGGACCCGACGGCGCCGGACCCCGAACCGGACTACGTCCTGGAGTCGATTGCCGATCTCACCGACCTCTGGTAGTGGACCCGCCTCACTCCACGCCAGTGACGTCGCGGACGGTCCCGACACCCTTCGAGCGGCCCTCGCGGAAGACGAACCGCTGGCCCTCCTCGACCAGGTACGGGCGGAACTTGAAGCGGACGCGGGCGCGGCCCGTGTCGCCGGGCAGGAGTTGCCCGCCTTCGGGCGAGAACACGCCGGCCTCGCTGATGGTTTCGAGGTGGACGACCGGTTCGTACCCGTCCCCGATGCGGGTCGGGTGGTTCAGGACCATGACCTCCGCCTCGAACTCCCGGACCGGGTCGGGGTCGGCCTCGCGGGGGACCAGGACCATCCCGCGCTCGATTTCCGTCTCGCGGACGCCCTTCAGCGCGATGCCGACGATGCGGCCGGCCCGTGCCTCGTCGACGCGGTGGTAGTGCATCTCGATAGAGCGGACCTCGACCTCGCGGAAGGAGCCGTCCTGCATCGGCCCGAGTAGTAGTTCGTCGCCCGCCTCGACGCTGCCGGACTGGATGGTGCCCGAGGCGACGGCCCCGACGCCGGTCACCTTGTACGTGCGGTCGACGTACATCCGGAACTGCGCGCGGTCGGCCCCGTCGCCGGTCTTGGGCAGGCGCTCGAACAGTTCGTCCAGGTCGTCCAGCCCGCGCGTCGTCACGGCGCTGGTCGTGACCACCGGGACGACCGTCTCGTCTATCTCCTCGATGGCCGCGTCGACGCCGTGGCGGTCGACACGCAGCGGCGTCCTGTCGACGTCCCGGAGCAGGCGTTCGACCTCGCGTTCGACCTCGTGGATGCGCTCGTCGTCCACGACGTCGGCCTTCGTGATGGCGACGATGGTCGGCAGTTCCGTCGCCAGCAGGATGCCGAGGTGCTCGCGGGTGGTCTTCGTCGGCCCGTCGTCGGCGGCGACGGTGAGGAGGCCGTAGTCGAGTTTCTGCCCGACGAGGCCGCGAATCGTGGTTCGCAGCCACGGCTCGTGGCCTACGGTGTCGACGAAGGAGACCAGACGGTCGGCCTCCTCGACGACGCGGGCGCGGTCGTCCTTCCGGTGGGGGTTGTCCATCCGCACCGGGCCGTCCTCGTCGAAGCCGTAGACGCCGTAGGAGAGGTCCGCCGAGAGCCCCCGCTCGATTTCGTGGGGCTGGACGTCCAGGAACCCGCGCGTGCCGCCCTCGCCGTCGTCGGCCTGGCCGGTGACCAGCGAACCCACCAGCGTCGACTTGCCGTGGTCGACGTGGCCGGCGGTGCCGACGACGATGTGCTCGTCGTCGTCCATCACGGTCCCTTCGGTTATCGTGGCGACGCCGACGAGGCCCCCGGCGGACCCGTCGCTGTCGGTGTCTGCGGTGCCGTCCGCATCGACCCCCCAGGTCTGGACCTCGTCGATGTGCGCGCCGGCCTCCTCGGCCAGCAGCGAGAGGACGTCCATCGACTCGGAGAAGGCGTCGGGCTCGATGCCGGCGATGCCGCCGTCGTCGGTGACGCCGACCACGTAGGTCGCCTCGCCGTCGCCGGAGAGAACCCGGTGGCGCAGCTGGGCGGCCAGACTTTCGAGACGCCCGTCAGCGAGGTGCAGGTCTTTCGTGAGTCGCTCTTTGAACTCGACGCTGCCGCCCTCCTGTTCGCCGCGCTCGATAGCGCGGTCGAGGACGGCCCGGTCGGGGCGCATGGGCGTGGTTTGCCGCCCCCAGAACATAAGCCTTCCCCGGGATTCGTGCGTTTCAGGCGTGCAGACACCGGAACAGTATCGAGCGCGACAGACGCAACTGTTCGGGATAGAGTGTGAATGTATCTCACAGCAATCGGCAGCCAGCCGTTGGTATCACCGGGCCGTGCCAATCCGTTCGACGGCCTCCAGGAACCCGTCGGCGTAGCGCGCGTCGGTGACGTACTCGGCCGCGGCGAGGGCCGTCTCGTCGGCGTTGGCGACGGCAATCGAGAGGCCAGCGCGTTCGAACGTCGCGGCGTCGTTCTCCGAGTCGCCGACGGCGGCGAAGTCCGCCGGAGCGAGGTCCAGTTCCTCGGCGACCGCTTCCAGCCCGGTCCCCTTGGTGATGGCCGGCGACTTGACGTGGTAGGCGAACCCGGTGTCGACGACCTCCAGGCCGTGCTCGGCGGCGATGTCGGCCAGCGGTTCCAGCGGCGAGTCCAGGCTGACCGCCACTTCGGTCTCGCGCCAGCGGTTCACCAGGTCGGCCTCGCCCCAGCCGAGGTCGTAGCCCGCCTCGCGGTACGCCGCGGCCACCGCGTCGGCCGCCGCGCGGTCCCCCTCGATGCGCAGCGTGTCCCGGCCGACGAGGACGACGCCGCCGTTCTCGGCGATGACGACCGTCTCGATGCCGACGAAGTCACACAGCGCGACCGGGTACGGCATCGACTTCCCAGTGGCGACGACGACGGGAGCGGGCCACTCGTGGAGCACGGGGAACACGCGCGGGTCGACCGCGCGGCTCTCGTCGGTCAGCGTTCCGTCGATGTCGACGACCAGCGGCGGGGCGTCCGCTGGCGGCGAAGGTACGTCCATGGGCGTTGGTCGGGGGCGAACGGTTTGCCGTTTCCGGTCAGTCGGTCAGGACCTCGTAGGCCGCCTGGACCCGCTTGAACGCCTCCTCGTCGCCGCCGTCGGCGTCCGGATGGACCTCCTTGATGCGCTCGCGATAGGCGCGTTTGACGGTCCCTTCGTCGGCGTCGGGGGACACGCCGAGCACCTGCGACGCCTCGCGCGGCGTCGGGCCGGACTGACGGGGCTGCCCGCTGCGGCCCCGGCGCTGGCGGGCCTCCTGACGGACGCGCTGGCGCCGGCCGCGGACCCGCTGGCGTGCCCGGCGGCGTTGCTCCTCCCGCGGCGGCGTCCACTCCTCGCGCGGTCCGGCACCGAAGCCGCCCCGTCCGGGGTCGCTGCCCGTGGCGGCCTGCTGTTCGACGCTGCGGTAGACGCGGTTCAGCAGGCGACCGCTCGCCTGGTAGTAGATGAAGTACGTCACGGCGGCAAAGAGCAGGGCAGGGATGAGAAGCGGCGGGGCGAAGATGGCACCGACTGCGAGGACCGCCGTCATGAGGGCGAAGGCTCCCGCGAGCCCTGTCACAAGTCGGTTCTCGTGCACGCTACTCCGTTGGGGCGGGACCCCTGTAAGCCTCTCGCCTGTCCCGCGGCGGAGGGTTCACAACCGTGGGCGTGCTAGCGGCTCGCATGAGCGTCTCCAGTCCGTGTGAAGTCTGCAACCGGGCGGACGTCGAGCACGCCTGCGACAGGTGTAGCAAACTCGTCTGCGGCCGGCACTTCGACGACGACCTGGGGCTGTGCATCGAGTGTGCCGCGGCCCTCACCGACGGCGAGGACCGACAGCGTATCCCCGGCAGCGAGGACATGCCGGACGGCGTCGACACCTACCGGTTCTAGCCGTCCTCGGTCGCTGGCACGTCGGTCGCTGCGGTCGCCGTCGCGGGTTGCTCGGTGCCGACAGTCCCGTTTGCCGGCCCCGCGGTCGGGGTCGGCTCGACCGTCGGGCCCGGCTCGGCGGCGTAGGTCACCTGGACAGTGGCACGGACCGTCACCGGTCCCTGGTCGATGACCGTGCCGCCCCGCAGTGCCGTCTCGGCGACGGGACCGACCCCGTCGCCGCCCGTCGAGAGGGAGCGGACCGGCCCGAGCACCAGGTTCGAACTCGCGGCGAGTGTCGTCGCCTCGGCCCGCGCGTCCTCGACGGCACGGTCGAGCGCGGTCTCGCGGAGTTCCCGTCGGCGGTCCTCGGAGAGCGTGAAGGAGGCGCCATCGACCGAGGTTGCACCTGCCGCGACGGCGATGTCGACCACGCGGCCGACCACATCGGGGTCGTCGACCACGAGTTCGAAGGACTGCCGTGCGACGTACGACCGCGTCCGGTTCTCCTCGCGCTCGAACAGTTGATAGCCGGTCGTCGTGACGGAGCTGACCGGCGGCGTCGCCCGGAGCGCGTCCCGGAGGCCGGCAGTCTCGTTGGCGAGGGTTTCCGTCGCCGCACTCGGCTGTGTGCCGGTCGCCGTCACCGCGAGTGCGACCACTGCCTGGTCGGGTTCCGCCGTCACGGTGCCGTCGCCGGAGACCGATATCGTCGCCGTGCTGGCGTTGCCGCCGTCGACCTGTTCGACTGGCCCTCCGGGCGAGGCTCCGAGACCGATGCCGACGAGGCCGGCGAGAAAGAGACCGACCACGACGAGCGCAACGAGTTGGCGTCCCATAGGAGAAGCGGGGCAGAGAGCTGGTTTGTTATACGCGGCTTATCCTGACGGCGGCGCGAAAGCACCCGATATACCCACGGTAGAGAGTGACTAGCTCAGGACAGCACTGTCTTCGTGACCGCCCCGAGGACCCGGGCGAGCACGTTGAAGGCGTGCAACGCGACGACGAACAGGGCGATACCGACGGCGCTCGCGACCAGTGCCTCGGGGAGCGTGTCGATTGCCACACGGCCGACGCCATCGACGACGAACAGTCTGTACTCGGTGAAGGGCAGCCAGTAGGTCAGGGGCGCGACGGCGAGGACGGCGGCCAGTACCACCAGCGTCACGACGGCGACGAAGGTGGCAAGGCCGATGCCGAACGTGGCGAAGAAGTACGCGACGAGCAGGTACGTCCGGACGTCGGTGACGAGTTCCTTCGCGTACGGGACGAGGGAGTCGCCGGCGGGCGTCAGCGGTTCGTAGCTCACGTCGACGCCGAGCAGTTCCCGGGCCAGGTGGGCCTCGAAGGCGGCGGCGAACGTCGCGCCGGCGAGAACGCCGACGAGCAGCGGAATACCGACCAGAAGCGGCGTCAGCGCGAGGCCGACGGTCAGGCCGGTGAGGAAGACGGTGAAGTACGCGACGCCGAGCGGGAACCGCAGGAGGACGTACACGAGGTTCCGGTAGGTCTGTCGGTCGGTTACCGGCCCGAGCAGTCTGTCGGGGAGAGACTGCGGGGAACCGGTGGAGGTGGTGTGGGCGGACATGGTCGTTCGACACGATGACACGATTGCCCCTAAAACCAGCGAAACTTCCCAGAAGTGCCGCTCAGCCCGATTCTCGGTACTGGTTCAGCCGGCGCTTGAGGCGTTTGGCGGCGTCGCCCGCGGCGTCGAAGTAGGCGTCGGGGTCCGTCGCGCTCTCGCCGGCGAAGATGATGCCCCGCGAGGAGTTGACCAGTCCCACCGGCGTCTCTCCCGGTTCGCGCTCGGCGAGGCC contains:
- a CDS encoding SIMPL domain-containing protein, whose amino-acid sequence is MGRQLVALVVVGLFLAGLVGIGLGASPGGPVEQVDGGNASTATISVSGDGTVTAEPDQAVVALAVTATGTQPSAATETLANETAGLRDALRATPPVSSVTTTGYQLFEREENRTRSYVARQSFELVVDDPDVVGRVVDIAVAAGATSVDGASFTLSEDRRRELRETALDRAVEDARAEATTLAASSNLVLGPVRSLSTGGDGVGPVAETALRGGTVIDQGPVTVRATVQVTYAAEPGPTVEPTPTAGPANGTVGTEQPATATAATDVPATEDG
- a CDS encoding J domain-containing protein; protein product: MHENRLVTGLAGAFALMTAVLAVGAIFAPPLLIPALLFAAVTYFIYYQASGRLLNRVYRSVEQQAATGSDPGRGGFGAGPREEWTPPREEQRRRARQRVRGRRQRVRQEARQRRGRSGQPRQSGPTPREASQVLGVSPDADEGTVKRAYRERIKEVHPDADGGDEEAFKRVQAAYEVLTD
- a CDS encoding GTPBP1 family GTP-binding protein; protein product: MRPDRAVLDRAIERGEQEGGSVEFKERLTKDLHLADGRLESLAAQLRHRVLSGDGEATYVVGVTDDGGIAGIEPDAFSESMDVLSLLAEEAGAHIDEVQTWGVDADGTADTDSDGSAGGLVGVATITEGTVMDDDEHIVVGTAGHVDHGKSTLVGSLVTGQADDGEGGTRGFLDVQPHEIERGLSADLSYGVYGFDEDGPVRMDNPHRKDDRARVVEEADRLVSFVDTVGHEPWLRTTIRGLVGQKLDYGLLTVAADDGPTKTTREHLGILLATELPTIVAITKADVVDDERIHEVEREVERLLRDVDRTPLRVDRHGVDAAIEEIDETVVPVVTTSAVTTRGLDDLDELFERLPKTGDGADRAQFRMYVDRTYKVTGVGAVASGTIQSGSVEAGDELLLGPMQDGSFREVEVRSIEMHYHRVDEARAGRIVGIALKGVRETEIERGMVLVPREADPDPVREFEAEVMVLNHPTRIGDGYEPVVHLETISEAGVFSPEGGQLLPGDTGRARVRFKFRPYLVEEGQRFVFREGRSKGVGTVRDVTGVE
- a CDS encoding sensor domain-containing protein, with translation MSAHTTSTGSPQSLPDRLLGPVTDRQTYRNLVYVLLRFPLGVAYFTVFLTGLTVGLALTPLLVGIPLLVGVLAGATFAAAFEAHLARELLGVDVSYEPLTPAGDSLVPYAKELVTDVRTYLLVAYFFATFGIGLATFVAVVTLVVLAAVLAVAPLTYWLPFTEYRLFVVDGVGRVAIDTLPEALVASAVGIALFVVALHAFNVLARVLGAVTKTVLS
- a CDS encoding phosphoglycolate phosphatase, whose amino-acid sequence is MDVPSPPADAPPLVVDIDGTLTDESRAVDPRVFPVLHEWPAPVVVATGKSMPYPVALCDFVGIETVVIAENGGVVLVGRDTLRIEGDRAAADAVAAAYREAGYDLGWGEADLVNRWRETEVAVSLDSPLEPLADIAAEHGLEVVDTGFAYHVKSPAITKGTGLEAVAEELDLAPADFAAVGDSENDAATFERAGLSIAVANADETALAAAEYVTDARYADGFLEAVERIGTAR
- a CDS encoding HAD family hydrolase, with amino-acid sequence MTGRLDAVLFDVDNTLCEYRRTGADILDVAFERVGVDHFFTAAEYNDRYGEFTDESDSVADLRERCFSTFARERGYDPDVGRAVARVFADERDHTNVRFVDAARETLDALHGEVPLAAVTNGAPEMQTAKLAGLGVTDYFETVVYAGYDTPAKPSPEPFHAALDHLGVVPERALHVGDSLGSDVAGARAAGVGAAWFPGDQDPTAPDPEPDYVLESIADLTDLW